A window of the Gemmatirosa kalamazoonensis genome harbors these coding sequences:
- the aroF gene encoding 3-deoxy-7-phosphoheptulonate synthase, with amino-acid sequence MLVVMQSGATPEQIEAVCDAIRAMGFQPVAMPGAQRTAVGLIGNDRPVDGSPVAGMPGVAEVIRVSQPFKQVSREWRAENTVVEIAPGVAFGGRNVAVIAGPCSVESEAQIIASAHAVRDAGAVALRGGAFKPRSSPYSFQGMGKRGLELLAKARDETGLAIVTEAMDEEGANLVAEYADCIQIGARNMQNFSLLKAVGRMDKPVLLKRGMAATIQELLLAAEYVLAEGNTRVILCERGVRGFDPATRNIFDLSAIPLVHKLSHLPIIADPSHGVGLREHVPSMARASIAAGADGLILEVHPNPDRALSDGAQTLHTEQFARLMHELSTIATAIGREMAHPAGTVAGRAG; translated from the coding sequence ATGCTGGTGGTGATGCAGAGCGGCGCCACGCCCGAGCAGATCGAGGCGGTGTGCGACGCGATCCGCGCGATGGGATTCCAGCCGGTGGCCATGCCCGGCGCGCAGCGCACGGCGGTGGGACTCATCGGGAACGATCGACCGGTGGACGGCAGCCCCGTCGCGGGCATGCCCGGTGTCGCCGAGGTCATCCGCGTATCGCAGCCGTTCAAGCAGGTCTCGCGCGAGTGGCGGGCCGAGAACACCGTCGTCGAGATCGCGCCCGGGGTCGCGTTCGGTGGACGCAACGTGGCGGTGATCGCGGGGCCCTGCTCCGTCGAGAGCGAGGCGCAGATCATCGCGTCGGCGCACGCGGTGCGCGATGCGGGCGCGGTGGCGCTGCGCGGCGGCGCGTTCAAGCCGCGCAGCTCGCCGTACTCGTTCCAGGGGATGGGCAAGCGCGGGCTCGAGCTGCTCGCGAAGGCGCGCGACGAGACGGGCCTCGCCATCGTCACCGAAGCGATGGACGAGGAGGGCGCGAACCTCGTCGCCGAGTACGCCGACTGCATCCAGATCGGTGCGCGCAACATGCAGAACTTCTCGCTGCTGAAGGCCGTCGGCCGCATGGACAAGCCGGTGCTGCTGAAGCGCGGCATGGCGGCCACGATCCAGGAGCTGCTGCTCGCCGCCGAGTACGTGCTCGCGGAAGGCAACACGCGCGTGATCCTGTGCGAGCGCGGCGTGCGGGGCTTCGATCCCGCGACGCGCAACATCTTCGACCTCTCGGCGATCCCGCTGGTGCACAAGCTGTCGCACCTGCCGATCATCGCCGACCCGAGCCACGGCGTGGGACTGCGCGAGCACGTGCCGTCGATGGCGCGCGCGTCGATCGCGGCCGGTGCCGACGGGCTGATCCTCGAGGTGCACCCGAACCCCGACCGCGCGCTCAGCGACGGCGCGCAGACACTGCACACGGAGCAGTTCGCGCGGCTCATGCACGAGCTGAGCACGATCGCCACCGCGATCGGGCGCGAGATGGCGCACCCAGCCGGAACGGTGGCCGGCCGCGCCGGGTAG
- a CDS encoding MBL fold metallo-hydrolase, with amino-acid sequence MRLTTIGTGAAAPDARRVNAGHLVEAGGTKLLLDCGSGVVHRMAGVGADWSGITHLALTHFDADHVSDVATLFVAWRWGQLPARSAPITVIGPPGTRALLERIAAALWDKLLAPGYPVVVEELAAGGTIALGDVTLRSQKVPHTDESVAYSVEHAGRRLVYTGDTAADDALGAWSHGCDLLLAECSLPEEMAVPTHLTPERVARLAATAQPRRLVLTHFYPPVERVDIRSLVARQWDGSVELAHDGWSTDI; translated from the coding sequence ATGCGCCTAACGACCATCGGCACCGGCGCCGCGGCGCCCGACGCGCGCCGGGTGAACGCCGGCCATCTCGTGGAGGCGGGCGGCACGAAGCTGCTGCTCGACTGCGGCAGCGGTGTCGTGCACCGCATGGCGGGCGTCGGTGCCGACTGGTCGGGGATCACGCATCTCGCGCTCACGCACTTCGACGCCGACCACGTGAGCGACGTCGCGACGCTGTTCGTCGCATGGCGGTGGGGACAGCTCCCTGCCCGCTCGGCGCCGATCACGGTGATCGGGCCGCCGGGCACGCGCGCGCTGCTCGAGCGAATCGCCGCGGCGCTGTGGGACAAGCTGCTCGCGCCGGGCTACCCGGTGGTCGTGGAGGAGCTCGCGGCCGGCGGCACCATCGCGCTCGGCGACGTCACGCTCCGGTCGCAGAAGGTACCGCACACCGACGAGAGCGTGGCATATTCCGTCGAGCACGCGGGGCGCCGCCTCGTCTACACGGGCGACACCGCGGCGGACGACGCGCTCGGCGCGTGGTCGCACGGATGCGACCTGCTGCTCGCGGAGTGCTCGCTGCCCGAGGAGATGGCGGTACCCACGCACCTCACGCCGGAGCGCGTGGCGCGGCTCGCCGCGACGGCGCAGCCTCGGCGGCTGGTGCTCACGCACTTCTATCCACCCGTCGAGCGCGTGGACATTCGATCGCTCGTCGCGCGACAGTGGGATGGCTCGGTGGAGCTCGCGCACGACGGCTGGAGCACGGACATCTGA